The following proteins come from a genomic window of Panicum hallii strain FIL2 chromosome 8, PHallii_v3.1, whole genome shotgun sequence:
- the LOC112902737 gene encoding ER membrane protein complex subunit 10: MAPPRRALLALAALLLLSLSLAAAAFQSDELLLNDDEEFEGLGARPASPSPPAAPAVSSSSRRRSADAATAGAGESNAVQFALEHDLGDGKGFVPAGTFSARLKTSAHGTQTLTKLRFTRNELTDDEKDAFKKLLQEDGFYTIRLPSNVLDPTRKDNVVSSIKVRCIPRDSLDEHIVIHMDGVNILAVNYGSVGGCQYPRPMKFPSKWTFSSYTILKTAEQAPRTPSFVDQLLEADNGLGEVIKPPEKSFWAKYWMYIIPLGLIVMNAVTAAANIPEEQAAGQGQPGAQRAPAAAARRR; the protein is encoded by the exons atggcgccgccgcgccgcgctctCCTCGCCCTCGCAGCCCTCCTCCTGCTCTCCCTGtcactcgccgccgccgccttccagTCTGACGAGCTCCTCCTCAACGACGACGAGGAGTTCGAGGGCCTCGGCGCCCGCCCCGCctccccctccccgccggcggccccggcggtctcctcctcctcccgccgccgatCCGCGGACGCGGCGACGGCCGGGGCAGGAGAGTCCAACGCCGTGCAGTTCGCGCTCGAGCACGACCTCGGCGACGGCAAGGGGTTCGTCCCCGCCGGAACCTTCTCCGCCCGCCTCAAGACCTCCGCCCACGGCACGCAG ACTCTCACAAAGCTTCGCTTCACAAGGAATGAGTTGACTGATGATGAAAAAGATGCATTCAAA AAATTGCTTCAGGAAGATGGCTTTTATACAATTAGGCTTCCATCTAATGTGTTGGACCCAACAAGAAAAGATAATGTTGTTTCCTCAATCAAAGTT AGATGCATTCCACGTGACAGTTTGGATGAACACATTGTTATCCACATG GATGGTGTAAATATTTTGGCAGTCAACTATGGTTCTGTTGGCGGATGCCAATACCCACGACCAATGAAATTT CCATCAAAATGGACATTCAGCTCTTATACTATTCTGAAGACTGCTGAACAGGCACCAAG AACCCCATCATTTGTGGACCAGTTATTAGAAGCTGACAATGGACTTGGTGAAGTGATCAAACCACCTGAGAAATCTTTCTGGGCTAAATAT TGGATGTACATCATTCCACTTGGTCTCATTGTCATGAATGCTGTTACGGCAGCAGCAAACATACCAGAGGAACAAGCAGCAGGGCAGGGCCAACCTGGTGCGCAACGAGCACCAGCTGCTGCTGCAAGGAGAAGATGA
- the LOC112903092 gene encoding carotenoid cleavage dioxygenase 8 homolog A, chloroplastic-like — protein sequence MAAYHPYHPTLYTAPRTPCFSGSSSLGQTVHNVITARVSRKQSVKAAIDCGTKLSAWTNVRREHWEGDLAVEGHLPAWLNGTYLRNGPGLWDVGEHSFHHIFDGYATLVRISFRRGRATGAHRHIESEAYKAAMVNGRPHHREFSQLCPRRPGSLLDRLRNVIGLSSGTMLSDNANISVFPLGDGRVICLTETTKSSVLVDPETLDTIGKFRYADRLWGPLQSTHPVVTRTEFLTLLPDLFRRGHRVVRMAAGSNERKVLGRVHCRGGMTPGWVHSFAVTEKYIIVPEMPLRYSVTGVLKSELTPWYIFDWVPESGSYMHVICRLTGKTVASVEVPLFMALHFINAYEQREDDGDRTGVLIADCCEYYADPSIIKALALHRLRSPGINKDTFPDARVARFRIPLDGTPVGELETVVDPDVHGRGVELCSINPAYQGKEYRYVYACGAQRPCNFFNSLTKIDLVKKEAKNWYEAGSVPSEPFFVARPGGTDEDDGVVISIVSTTQDEGYALLLDAASFEEIARVRFPYGLPYGFHGCWIPKKI from the exons ATGGCTGCCTACCACCCTTATCACCCCACGCTCTACACTGCTCCTAGGACACCATGCTTCTCCGGCTCTAGCTCACTAGGACAGACCGTCCACAATGTCATCACGGCTAGGGTAAGTCGAAAACAGAGCGTGAAGGCCGCCATAGATTGTGGCACAAAGCTTTCTGCATGGACCAATGTCCGGCGAGAACATTGGGAAGGCGATTTGGCCGTGGAAGGACACCTCCCTGCTTGGCTG AACGGCACATACCTACGGAACGGGCCTGGTCTCTGGGATGTCGGTGAGCACTCGTTCCACCACATATTCGACGGGTACGCCACACTCGTACGCATCTCCTTCCGTCGAGGACGTGCCACCGGCGCACATCGTCATATTGAGTCGGAGGCATACAAGGCTGCCATGGTGAACGGCCGGCCTCACCACCGTGAATTCTCCCAGCTGTGCCCCCGCAGGCCTGGAAGCCTGCTCGACCGCCTGCGCAATGTCATCGGGCTCAGCAGCGGCACAATGCTGTCCGACAACGCCAACATCTCCGTGTTCCCCCTCGGCGATGGACGGGTGATCTGCCTCACCGAGACCACCAAGAGCTCCGTTCTGGTAGACCCGGAGACCCTCGACACGATCGGCAAGTTTCGTTACGCCGATAGGCTGTGGGGCCCGTTACAGTCCACTCACCCCGTTGTGACACGGACCGAGTTTCTGACGCTGCTCCCGGACCTCTTCCGGCGTGGCCACCGTGTCGTCAGGATGGCAGCCGGGAGCAACGAGAGGAAAGTTCTAGGGAGAGTGCATTGCCGAGGAGGGATGACACCGGGGTGGGTGCACTCATTTGCCGTCACGGAGAAGTACATCATCGTGCCGGAGATGCCGCtgcggtactcggtcaccggcGTGCTCAAGTCTGAGCTCACACCGTGGTACATCTTTGACTGGGTACCGGAGTCCGGGAGCTATATGCATGTCATATGCAGGCTCACCGGGAAGACC GTGGCGAGCGTGGAGGTACCTCTTTTCATGGCATTACACTTCATCAACGCATACGAGCAGAGAGAGGATGACGGCGACAGGACAGGCGTGCTCATCGCTGACTGCTGCGAGTACTATGCCGATCCTTCTATCATCAAGGCGCTAGCACTCCATAGACTAAGATCACCTGGGATTAACAAGGATACATTTCCAGATGCTAG GGTGGCCCGATTCAGGATACCGCTGGACGGAACCCCCGTGGGCGAGCTGGAGACGGTGGTGGACCCTGACGTGCATGGCCGGGGAGTGGAATTGTGTTCCATCAACCCGGCCTACCAGGGCAAGGAGTACCGTTATGTTTACGCCTGTGGCGCGCAGCGGCCATGCAATTTCTTCAACTCCCTCACTAAGATCGACCTGGTCAAAAAAGAGGCCAAGAACTGGTATGAGGCGGGGTCGGTGCCATCGGAGCCCTTCTTTGTGGCGAGACCAGGAGGAACTGATGAAGATGACG GAGTTGTGATATCTATTGTAAGCACCACACAAGATGAAGGCTATGCGTTGCTACTGGACGCGGCGAGCTTCGAAGAGATTGCGCGCGTAAGGTTCCCCTATGGCCTTCCCTATGGCTTCCACGGCTGCTGGATACCCAAGAAAATTTGA